The following are encoded in a window of Roseimicrobium gellanilyticum genomic DNA:
- a CDS encoding prolipoprotein diacylglyceryl transferase — translation MSDRVEHPVMHEAFPRYFKIAGHWVNSYKIFLCVGLYMGTLACGALAQHSGLSPLRVGLGALSCALAGLFGARVYHLLVHAEQYRGEAGRKSLWDGSRGGWSVFGALLTLVPMTFVVAWLLRVPAAAFWDHLGAGILAGGFWVRLGCVFNGCCVGRETQSPLGVHLHDIQCIRKRRIPVQFMEMAWWLLGGVLFLLLWTKSYLPGSYALGVLAWYGVGRFFLEPLRERPDVIMGRWRINQIVAGALALGAGGALVLRQWLAS, via the coding sequence ATGAGTGACCGCGTGGAGCATCCTGTGATGCACGAGGCCTTTCCCCGCTACTTCAAGATCGCGGGGCATTGGGTGAATTCCTACAAGATCTTCCTCTGCGTGGGACTGTACATGGGCACGCTCGCGTGTGGGGCGCTCGCGCAGCACTCAGGTCTCTCTCCACTGCGTGTGGGACTTGGTGCGCTCTCGTGTGCTCTGGCGGGTCTTTTTGGAGCCAGGGTGTATCATCTGCTGGTACATGCGGAGCAATATCGGGGCGAGGCAGGAAGGAAGTCTCTTTGGGATGGAAGTCGCGGCGGCTGGAGTGTCTTTGGTGCTCTCCTGACTCTCGTGCCCATGACCTTTGTTGTTGCGTGGCTGCTGAGAGTGCCCGCGGCAGCCTTTTGGGATCACCTGGGGGCGGGAATTCTCGCGGGAGGTTTTTGGGTGCGACTGGGGTGTGTGTTCAATGGCTGCTGTGTCGGACGGGAAACGCAGAGTCCGCTGGGGGTGCACCTGCACGACATCCAGTGCATCCGGAAGCGGCGCATTCCTGTCCAGTTCATGGAGATGGCCTGGTGGCTTCTTGGAGGTGTGCTATTTCTACTGCTCTGGACGAAGAGCTACCTACCCGGAAGCTACGCGCTGGGTGTGCTAGCCTGGTACGGTGTGGGAAGGTTTTTCCTGGAACCGTTGCGTGAGCGACCGGATGTCATCATGGGCAGGTGGCGCATCAATCAGATCGTGGCCGGCGCACTGGCGCTTGGCGCCGGTGGCGCGCTGGTGCTGAGACAGTGGCTCGCGAGCTAA
- a CDS encoding signal peptidase II, producing MFALIAILLAVPVVDHGVKAWLGSVLAARSVPLGALGCLRLVSGRIWLSRIHDAPRSGLIWGVWMLSALALTIGTLLMPAGGMYAGLLLGGALSHAIEVTRRGVICDYICLRFWPAFNLADVAITIGGIGLVMCLLTVMKGGPV from the coding sequence ATGTTTGCGTTGATTGCCATCCTCCTTGCTGTGCCTGTGGTGGACCATGGGGTGAAGGCGTGGCTGGGGAGTGTCCTTGCTGCACGCAGTGTGCCCCTGGGTGCGCTGGGATGCTTGCGGCTTGTATCTGGCAGGATTTGGCTGTCCCGCATTCATGATGCGCCACGCTCGGGATTGATCTGGGGTGTGTGGATGCTGTCAGCCCTGGCTCTGACCATCGGAACTCTGCTCATGCCAGCGGGCGGCATGTATGCTGGACTGCTCCTTGGAGGAGCTCTTAGTCATGCCATCGAGGTCACCCGCCGTGGCGTCATTTGTGACTATATCTGTCTGCGATTCTGGCCAGCTTTCAATCTCGCGGATGTGGCCATCACCATTGGAGGCATCGGGCTGGTGATGTGTCTGTTGACGGTGATGAAAGGAGGTCCGGTATGA
- a CDS encoding 2-hydroxyglutaryl-CoA dehydratase: MATTNASRTDVPTLAEIEEEMKSFEIAERKRLGLEERPATQWHDPNPQIFTKAQRAHTTILLGGLTIAQDAFVRAGLEGIGYQIEVLPCPDTKALHLGKEFGNRGQCNPTYFTVGNLIKRLVSLRDEDKLPVPEIVSRYVFMTAGACGPCRFGTYATEYRKALRDAGFEGFRVLLFQQQGGFKQATGSDVGLELTPRFFMQIVKAIVAGDVLNAIGYRIRPYEVTKGDTDAALERCKDIMCEALRTRKSSLLALRRCRKELERIPVDRLQAKPKVMIIGEFWAMTTEGDGNYHLQRFLEQEGAEVEVQAVSAWLLYMIWQGQRDTRRRLELKEKDEAGKGLAKRNAPKLLRRLWAADCALRFIFQTAAHCIGLKGFHLPDMEEVASLAQPHYDVELRGGEGHMEVGKLIEATRSHRAHMIVSVKPFGCMPSSGVSDGIQSLVATRHPEIIFCPVETTGDGAVNFQSRVLMCLFRARRKAREEYDIALKKRGLTAEEALVKCRSGRHPFAHAPHVTAGSAANMVLAMR; the protein is encoded by the coding sequence ATGGCCACCACGAATGCTTCACGCACGGATGTCCCCACGCTCGCGGAGATCGAGGAGGAGATGAAAAGCTTCGAGATCGCAGAACGCAAGCGCCTCGGTCTCGAAGAGCGACCCGCAACTCAATGGCACGACCCAAACCCGCAAATCTTCACGAAGGCGCAGCGAGCCCACACCACCATCCTGCTTGGTGGTCTCACCATTGCACAGGATGCGTTCGTGAGAGCTGGACTTGAGGGCATCGGCTACCAAATCGAAGTGCTTCCCTGCCCCGACACGAAAGCTCTGCACCTGGGCAAGGAGTTCGGCAATCGTGGCCAGTGCAATCCCACCTACTTCACCGTGGGCAATCTCATCAAGCGTCTCGTTTCCCTGCGTGATGAAGACAAGCTACCTGTGCCGGAGATCGTAAGTCGTTATGTGTTCATGACGGCTGGTGCGTGTGGTCCGTGCCGCTTCGGCACCTATGCCACGGAATATCGCAAGGCCCTGCGTGACGCGGGTTTCGAGGGGTTCCGCGTACTGCTCTTCCAGCAGCAGGGGGGCTTCAAGCAGGCAACGGGGAGTGATGTTGGCCTGGAGTTGACTCCCAGGTTCTTCATGCAAATCGTGAAGGCCATCGTCGCTGGCGATGTGCTTAATGCCATCGGATATCGCATCCGCCCCTACGAAGTGACCAAGGGCGATACCGATGCCGCACTGGAACGCTGCAAGGACATCATGTGCGAAGCGCTCCGGACAAGAAAATCATCCCTGCTGGCCCTGCGTCGCTGCCGCAAGGAACTGGAACGCATCCCAGTCGACCGCCTCCAGGCAAAACCCAAGGTGATGATCATTGGCGAGTTTTGGGCCATGACCACTGAAGGTGACGGCAACTACCATCTGCAGCGATTCCTTGAGCAGGAAGGCGCCGAGGTGGAAGTGCAGGCCGTGAGCGCCTGGCTGCTCTACATGATCTGGCAGGGGCAGCGGGACACCAGGCGCCGGCTGGAACTGAAGGAAAAGGACGAAGCAGGCAAAGGCCTCGCAAAGCGGAACGCGCCCAAACTACTTCGCAGGCTGTGGGCAGCAGACTGCGCATTGCGCTTCATTTTCCAGACGGCAGCACACTGTATCGGGCTTAAGGGTTTTCATCTTCCCGACATGGAAGAGGTCGCCTCACTGGCACAACCCCACTACGACGTCGAGCTTCGTGGAGGTGAAGGTCACATGGAAGTGGGCAAGCTCATTGAGGCCACGCGGAGCCATCGTGCCCACATGATTGTTTCTGTAAAACCCTTTGGCTGCATGCCCAGCTCGGGTGTGTCTGATGGCATCCAGTCACTGGTAGCTACACGCCATCCGGAAATCATCTTCTGCCCCGTGGAAACCACCGGTGACGGTGCGGTGAATTTTCAGAGCCGGGTGCTCATGTGCCTTTTCCGCGCACGACGCAAAGCACGCGAAGAGTATGACATCGCCCTGAAGAAGCGCGGCCTGACAGCGGAAGAGGCCCTCGTAAAGTGCCGCAGTGGAAGGCATCCCTTTGCGCACGCTCCCCATGTCACCGCAGGCTCGGCCGCAAATATGGTGCTCGCCATGCGCTGA